The Gammaproteobacteria bacterium genome has a segment encoding these proteins:
- a CDS encoding sulfite exporter TauE/SafE family protein, producing MEFSHILAGFAVGYIIGLTGVGGGSLMTPLLILGFGVKPIVAVGTDLLYAAVTKSGGVWIHHRLGNIRWRIVLLAASGSVPGSLLAVLAIKHLYVHGGDYEPVITFALGLALLLTALVILCKDRLQRIGRDRPPPSALRVLRGNRGGAAATATVFGGFFLGILVTLSSIGAGALGTAALMLLYPRLKGTHVVGTDLAHAVPITAIAGLGHLYLGTVDWILLGGLLAGSLPGIFLGSHSGPLLPEKAIRMLLAGMMILVGLRVVL from the coding sequence ATGGAATTCAGCCACATACTCGCGGGCTTTGCGGTCGGCTACATCATCGGCCTGACCGGCGTAGGCGGAGGCTCGCTGATGACCCCCCTGTTGATATTGGGGTTTGGGGTAAAGCCGATCGTCGCGGTGGGCACCGATCTGCTGTACGCGGCGGTTACCAAAAGCGGGGGAGTTTGGATCCACCACCGTCTCGGCAATATTCGTTGGCGCATCGTGCTGTTGGCCGCATCCGGCAGCGTTCCCGGCAGCCTGCTCGCCGTGCTGGCGATCAAACATCTGTATGTTCACGGCGGCGATTACGAACCGGTCATCACCTTCGCCCTGGGGCTCGCCCTGTTGCTGACCGCTCTGGTAATCCTGTGCAAAGACCGATTGCAGCGCATCGGCCGGGACCGCCCGCCCCCCTCTGCCCTCCGCGTGCTGCGAGGGAATCGGGGGGGCGCCGCTGCTACTGCCACCGTCTTTGGCGGTTTTTTCCTCGGCATATTGGTAACCCTCTCTTCCATCGGCGCGGGGGCCCTGGGAACCGCTGCCCTGATGCTCCTGTACCCGCGTCTGAAAGGCACGCATGTCGTAGGAACCGACCTGGCGCATGCCGTCCCGATAACGGCCATTGCCGGGTTGGGGCACCTGTATTTGGGCACGGTGGACTGGATTTTGCTCGGGGGCCTACTGGCAGGCTCCCTGCCGGGGATCTTCCTGGGCAGCCATTCCGGCCCCCTGCTCCCGGAAAAGGCCATCCGCATGCTGCTGGCGGGGATGATGATTCTGGTGGGATTGCGGGTGGTGCTTTAG